A part of Oncorhynchus clarkii lewisi isolate Uvic-CL-2024 chromosome 17, UVic_Ocla_1.0, whole genome shotgun sequence genomic DNA contains:
- the LOC139371025 gene encoding class E basic helix-loop-helix protein 40-like codes for MERIPSAQPTPKHQQAELPDMQGMDFPMYVYKSRRGMKRGDDSKETYKLPHRLIEKKRRDRINECIAQLKDLLPEHLKLTTLGHLEKAVVLELTLKHVKALTTLLENQQQKILSLQNGMQIEQSSPSQENSEEIFRSGFHVCAKEVLQYLVNQEGHGDLTPSHMVNHLHKVATEVLQGPPCSPCKPRSEETTIHYQHHQAHREKPAGQPPKPSEGHGKNCVPVIQRRYAHAGGEQSGSDTDTDSGYGGEQVEHLVSHAGYYGQERQLKRALGEKRASFCIKQEDEACHKRSRVESSEDESLSGGESSSSSSSGHGSYMSAYSPHQAQPHPLCMPFYLIPPSAAAYLPMLEKCWYSGAMPMIYPGLGGSAQGMPSDRHAPSPSIMMSPRGCSPSPPTVAQSPMDSPAFLQVLKQVLPMNLETKD; via the exons ATGGAAAGGATTCCAAGTGCGCAACCCACCCCCAAGCACCAGCAGGCTGAGCTGCCTGACATGCAAGG GATGGATTTCCCTATGTATGTATACAAATCCCGTCGGGGAATGAAACGAGGAGATGATAGCAAG GAAACCTACAAACTGCCTCACCGACTTATCGAGAAGAAAAGGCGTGACAGGATAAACGAGTGCATCGCTCAGTTGAAAGATTTATTGCCCGAGCACCTGAAACTTACA ACTCTTGGCCATCTGGAGAAGGCTGTGGTTTTGGAGCTCACACTTAAGCATGTGAAAGCTCTAACCACTCTACTGGAAAACCAGCAGCAGAAAATCCTCAGTCTGCAGAATGGCATGCAAATCg AGCAGTCCTCTCCCAGCCAGGAGAACAGTGAGGAGATCTTCcgctcaggcttccatgtctgtGCCAAGGAGGTGCTGCAGTACCTGGTCAACCAGGAGGGTCACGGTGACCTTACACCCTCCCACATGGTCAACCACCTGCACAAGGTGGCCACTGAGGTCCTCCAGGGTCCTCCCTGTAGCCCCTGCAAACCCCGGTCTGAAGagaccaccatccactaccaacATCATCAGGCCCACAGGGAGAAGCCTGCAGGCCAGCCCCCCAAGCCCAGTGAAGGCCATGGGAAGAACTGCGTTCCCGTCATCCAGCGGAGGTATGCCCATGCGGGCGGTGAGCAGAGCGGCAgcgatacagacacagacagcggCTACGGTGGCGAGCAGGTTGAGCATCTGGTGTCGCATGCAGGGTACTACGGCCAGGAGAGACAGCTGAAGAGGGCGCTGGGAGAAAAGAGGGCGTCATTTTGCATTAAGCAGGAAGATGAGGCGTGCCACAAACGCAGCCGGGTCGAGTCATCCGAGGACGAGTCTCTCTCAGGCGGAGagtcatcctcatcctcctccagcGGCCACGGCAGCTACATGAGCGCCTACTCCCCTCACCAGGCCCAACCTCATCCCCTTTGCATGCCCTTCTACCTCATCCCCCCCTCTGCCGCCGCCTATCTGCCCATGCTGGAGAAGTGCTGGTACTCAGGGGCCATGCCCATGATTTACCCTGGCCTGGGAGGCTCCGCGCAGGGCATGCCTAGTGACAGGCATGCCCCCTCTCCCTCGATCATGATGTCCCCCAGGgggtgctctccctctccccctaccGTAGCCCAAAGCCCCATGGACTCCCCGGCCTTCCTCCAAGTGTTAAAGCAGGTACTTCCCATGAACCTGGAAACCAAAGACTGA